One Sphingomonas sp. FARSPH DNA segment encodes these proteins:
- a CDS encoding Tim44/TimA family putative adaptor protein gives MFYVVLLAMVAAFLALRLYSVLGKRTGHEQQPIARTAEDRPATVAVPRTIDVAAEVREPQNRNIDPKAEPGLRAIVNGEPGFDVNQFLGGAQAAYRMTLEAFWKGDETTLAELTQPDVAHAFGEAIAARREAGETLENRLVSIERATIADATLEGREARITVRFDADIAAVTRDAEGQVVAGSLTDAVETHDLWTFTRTLKSNDPNWTLADTDEA, from the coding sequence GTGTTCTACGTGGTTCTTCTCGCGATGGTGGCGGCGTTCCTGGCGCTGCGCCTGTACAGCGTGCTCGGCAAGCGGACCGGCCACGAGCAGCAGCCGATCGCCCGCACGGCGGAGGACCGCCCCGCGACCGTCGCCGTGCCGCGCACGATCGACGTCGCCGCCGAGGTGCGCGAACCGCAGAACCGCAACATCGATCCGAAGGCGGAGCCCGGCCTGCGCGCGATCGTCAACGGCGAGCCGGGTTTCGACGTCAATCAGTTCCTGGGCGGCGCGCAGGCGGCATATCGCATGACGCTGGAAGCGTTCTGGAAGGGCGACGAGACGACGCTCGCCGAGCTGACGCAGCCCGATGTCGCGCACGCTTTCGGCGAGGCAATCGCCGCGCGGCGCGAGGCGGGCGAGACGCTGGAGAACCGGCTGGTGTCGATCGAGCGCGCGACGATCGCCGATGCGACGCTCGAGGGGCGTGAGGCGCGGATCACCGTGCGCTTCGATGCCGACATCGCCGCCGTGACGCGCGATGCGGAGGGTCAGGTCGTCGCCGGATCGCTGACCGATGCGGTCGAGACGCATGACCTGTGGACCTTCACCCGCACGCTGAAGAGCAACGACCCGAACTGGACGCTGGCGGACACCGACGAGGCCTGA